The genomic window GCTGACGGACTTCGAGAGGCCGGGCTGGCCGTATTTGGGCCAGGGGCTGAGGGTGCCCAGCTGGAAGCCAGCAAAGCCTGGTCCAAAACCCTGATGGCTGAAGCCGGCGTGCCAACAGCAAAACACTGGACAGTGAGCACAGCAGCAGACGCTCTGAGCGTGCTGAATCAAGTGCAACAACCCTTGGTTGTTAAGGCCGATGGTTTAGCAGCAGGCAAAGGGGTCTGCGTGGCCGACAGCATCAAAGCAACAGCTGAAGCGATCCAAGAGGTCTTCAGCGGCCGATTCGGAGCTGCCGGTTGCCAATTGGTGCTTGAAGAGCGACTAGATGGGCCAGAAGTATCCGTCTTCGCACTCTGCGATGGCGAGCAATTGTTATTGCTGCCCCCTGCTCAGGATCACAAACGTCTAGAGGACGGCGACATGGGCCCCAACACCGGGGGGATGGGGGCTTATGCCCCGGCTCCCCTGCTCGATGCAGCAGGACTCGACCTTGTGCGCAGGGTTGTCCTTGAGCCAACCCTTGCGACCCTGAAGCAGCGAGGCATCAACTATCGAGGTGTTATCTATGCCGGATTGATGCTCACCCCCTCTGGGCCACAGGTGATTGAATTCAACTGTCGCTTCGGCGATCCCGAATGCCAGACCCTCATGCCACTGATGGGTCCAGAACTTGCAAAGGTTCTGCAGGCTTGTGCACTTGGTTGCCTCGATCAAGCACCAGAACTGTTGATCGTGAACCGCTGCAGTGCATGTGTCGTGGCTGCAGCAGCGGGCTACCCCAATGCACCCCGCAAGGGTGACCGCCTCAACATTCAGCTACAGCCAGGTCCATCCCTACAGCTTTTCCATGCTGGCACCCGCTGCACTAAAGAGGGCGATCAACTGACCAATGGCGGCAGAGTGTTGGCGGTTGTAGCTCAAGCCAACGATTTTGATCAGGCCTTCTCAAACGCCTACCAAGGTCTTGATCAGGTGTATTTCGAAGGGATCACTTACCGCCGGGACATCGGTCACCAAGTGCGCCAGTCCTAGGGTGAAGAGACGCTGAATGGGTTGATGGCCAGCAGTACTTCGCAAGCCATCGCAGAGTGGGCTCCCCCAGGAGATGGCCAACCCCCACCAGAGCCACCCGGCTGGGGGGAACGCATCTATCTCTGGTGGGCAGAATTCAGCCTGCAAACCAAGTTGTTGGCAATCGCCACACTGGTGGTAAGCCTGCTGATGACAGGCGTCACCTTCTTCGTCCTCAACGGCATCCAAAGGGATGCAGGGATGAATGACACGCGTTACGCCAGGGATCTAGGACTCCTCCTTTCCGGCAACGTCACTGAACTTGTCGCCCAAGGACGTGACAGGGAACTGGCAACTGTTGCCGAACAATTCTGGCGCTCGCGCAGCCTTAGATACATCTTCTTCGCCGACCCAGATGGCTTGATCTATCTGGGAATCCCCATTAGCGCTTCCCCTGTCAGCGGTGATAACGATCTGCAGCTCAACCATCGATTGGAACTGCCAGCAGAGCTGCCATCACGACCAGAAAACGCACTAATTCGCCAGCACCTCACCCCTCAAGGTCAACTCACCGATGTCTTCGTTCCCCTGGTGTGGAAAGGCGATTATCTGGGGACACTGGCTCTGGGGGTCAACCCCAACGACACAGCTCTTGCCAGCGCGGCTCTCACGCGACAGGTGACGATTGCCGTCTTCATCTCCATCTGGGTGCTTGTGATTCTCGGCGCAGTTTTCAATGCTCTAACGATCACGCAGCCTGTGAAGGAGCTTCTGCGCGGTGTAAGGGCCATTGCTTCCGGCAATTTCGAAGCTCGAATCGCTCTACCGATGGGAGGAGAACTGGGAGAACTCCTGAATGGCTTCAACGCCATGGCCTCCCAACTAGAGGCCTATGACGCCGCCAATATTGAAGAGCTCACTGCCGCCCAAGTGAAGCAGCAATCGCTGATTGCCACGATGGCCGATGGCGCTTTACTGCTCGATGAAGTTGGACAAATCGTGCTGGCCAATCCAACAGCACGGCGGATATTTCGCTGGGAAGGTCGCAATCTTGAGGGTCAGGAACTGCTCAATGAATTGCCAGAGATCATCGCAAACGAACTGCATGATCCACTTCAATCTCTGCTGCGTAATATCGGTGAAAGCAACGATCTGCGTTGCAGTCTTGAAGAACCATCACGCACACTTCGCATCGTGTTGCAGTCCGTGCGCGATCAAAGCGGTGAAACCCTTAAAGGCATCGCAATCACAGTGCAGGATCTCACCAGAGAAGTGGAGCTCAATGCAGCCCAAAGCCGCTTCATTAGTAACGTTTCACATGAACTTAGAACACCACTATTCAACATCAAAAGCTATGTAGAAACACTGCATGATCTCGGTGATCAACTCAGTGAAGAAGAAAAGAAAGAATTTCTAGGTATTGCTAATTCCGAAACCGATAGGCTGGCTCGACTCGTTAATGATGTGCTCGACCTTTCGCGCTTGGAATCCGGACGGACCGTACAGTTCGAGCCAATGGACCTTCGCCCTGCCATCGAGCAAACCCTGCGCAACTATCGACTTAATGCAGATGACAAGCAGATTCATATTGAGCTCAATACGGATGATGAACTACCAACAATCCTTGGAAATTGGGATCTATTACTCCAAGTACTCGACAATTTAGTTGGCAATGGGCTCAAGTTTAGTCGTGCTGGTGGAAGCCTGATGGTGCGAGCCTACACATGGCCTGACAGCTGCAAAATGTCTCCAATCGAGAGCAGCAAATCAGCACCACATTGCGAATTTTTCTCACCACTCCCCAAGCTCCGCGTAGAAGTTGCGGACACAGGCCATGGCATAAATCAGGATGACCAACAGCATATTTTTGACCGCTTCTATCGCGTGGAAAATGCCGTGCATACAGAAGCTGGCACCGGTCTTGGGCTATCAATCGTGCGCGGCATCATCGAAAAGCATGGCGGCCAAATACGAATGGCCAGTGAGGTTGAGCTGGGCACAACCTTTTGGTTTGATCTACCTCTTGAGCAAACAGATGCCGACGAGCTTATCGTGCAATCAGTACGAACAACTCGGCAACAAGAGCAAGGTTTAGAACTCTAATTCAGCCTAATTCAGTCAATAACCTGAATCAATAAGTGGTTTTAAGACCCTTGGCATGGAAGCAAAATTAAGCTCGTTCGTCGTCAGTAATACGATGAGGAGCACCACTGAAGATCCGTTCGAAGTTAGAGAAGGAGTCTTTAATCTGTGGGCCATTATCAGTAATAACATACTCACGAATTCTCTTGTCGTGCCATGAGCCACGCATCTTAAATACATTCACAGCTCTGGCCATCTCGCCGCGGATCTCCACATACTGAAGCAGCAGAATAGTGTCTGTGATTGTGGAGATATGGGAGTCGGTAATCGAATGACTTCCCATAAACTCTTCAGCAGTATTGGTAAAGAATCCCGCTATTTCTTCCTGCTTTGCATAACCTGTTACTCCGATCACAAACTGCCTAAAGGCGTTGAGGCTCACGCCACGTGCAAGGGCCGAAAGTGAATCAATCGCCATCCTCGATGGCTTGAATTGTCCAATCGCCGTTTTAATAATCTCCAGATGATCTTCCAGGCCAGTCGACTCTGGATAAGCACAAATAATCTTCAACAGGCCTTGCCTTTCCATCTCTTCAAAATCAATCCCCCAACTGGTGGCATTACGCAGCAGCTGGGCTCGCGACTCCTCATAGGCAAACAGAATCGCGCGTTCCTGATTTCGGAAAGCATCCTCAATAAACTTCGACACCAAAAGGGTTTTACCAGTCCCCGTTGCACCAGTAACAAGAATGATCGAATCCTTGAAGAAACCTCCACCACACATCTCATCAAGATTAGGGACACCAGAACTAATCCGCACGTTGGAGGAACGCTGCGTAAGCCGCATTGCGCCTAAAGGGAAGACGCTGACGCCGTGGGTGCCCATGGTGAATGGAAACTCACCCTTCATGTGAGTTGTGCCACGTAACTTGAGAATTTCAACGGTACGTCGACGCTTCTCAGTCTCAAGAACATTGCGTAGGATAACGACGTTGTCGGAGACAAACTCCTCTACCCCATAGCGTGCAATTGGGCCATATTCATCAATCCGTTCTGTGGTCATTACGGTGGTAACGCCAATCACCTTAAGACGTGCAATCAAGCGAAAGATTTCCCTACGCACAACAGAAATTGCGTCGTACTGTTGGAAAACAGCTGTCATGGAATCGATTGCTACCCGTTTCGCTTTATATTTAACAATGGCGTAATTAATCCTTTCAATTAACCCTGAAAGATCAAAGCTGCCTGCAACATCCTGACCATCAGGATCCGGTGAAGCATCGAGTATGAATAATTTATCCTGCTCCACCATCTCTTGAAGATTCCAACCAAAGCTGGCGGAATTTCGCAAAATATCTGATGGAGACTCTTCGAAGGTCACGAAGATTCCAGGCTCATCGAACTGGGTAATCCCGTTGTGCAAAAAATGAAGTGAAAAGACTGTCTTGCCTGTACCCGACGTGCCACTGATCAGCGTGCTACGCCCCGACGGCAAGCCGCCATGACAGATGTCATCAAAACCTTCGATCCCAGTAGGCAGCTTCTGCACCTGCATATGGGAGGATCCACCGGCACTAGAAGACTGCATAGCTAGGACGTTCTACTCAAACGCTAGAGAAAATCAGCCATGAAACAAAGCGCTGCACCGCGAGCCTTAAGAATCTGGCGACGCAATGTCATCGTCTGCCAACGTATCGAGCTCCGCTGAGCCGAGCATCTCCTCAGAGATCTCGTCATAGAGGAGGTCAAGACCAATCAAAACCCGTTCGCGATCTGAGAGGTCACCAATGATCCTGCGCACCGGTGGCGGCAGGATCTTGGCCAAGGTTGGTGTGGCCAGAATTTTGTCTGCCTCTGCAAGCTGAGGATTCTTGAGCACATCGATCACCTTGAGCGCATACACGCCACGGAACTCGTTCTCGAGGATATCGCGCAGAGTTTTAAGCGCCCGCATCGAATTAGGGGTATTCCCTGCTACGTACAACTTGAGGATGTAGGTTTTTCTTGGGCTCATAATTGCATCTCAGAAGCATCTTCTAAATCGGAACTGGTTGATATCAACGAAGGGGTACTTCTGCGGAAAGCGAGTGTTGAAGCATCGCCCAAAGGTGTTTTGACAAATTGAGCAAGGCGAACAGAACGCCCGGCGATGACTCTCTCTCATGCAACTCAAGTCTGAACTGTTGCCAGAAAGCGTCAATGAGATCCATATGGATCTCCACAAACTAGGTGATCGATCAAGCAGCAAACAATGCCGATCAGCTCGCGATCTAGGGCAAGGGGAACAGTGCAAGAATCTAGAAAATCACTCATGCATCGATCTCTGCATCAACGAAAACCTCGCCTCAAGACAACTGAGGCTGCAACAAGCTGATCAGAGACTCTCTAGATCTGCGACCACAACATCCTCAGGTAAATCAGGGCTGGTAAAACACCAATGACAGCAAACATCAAAGAATGCTGGTGTGTTGAGCCGCAAGAGAAAGCCTTGATCAACGACGGCTTGGTACCGACGTTTTGACACGCAGGGATCAGCGTTCAATCTTGACTAAAGGCGCCTAAACGCGGGAAGATCCTTTTTTCTCTCTCGATTGCGAGTCAGGCCAAATCGGTCAAAGTGGTGCGGTGCTTAACAGCCCAGCTCTGCAGATTCCGAGCCTGAACGCGTCTTAACCACCCATGGCCGAGAAACCCACTGCAAAGCCAAAAGCCGCTGAAGCTAAAGACCAAAGTGATTCATACGCCATCGTTGAGGCCTCTGGCCAGCAGTTTTTGTTGCAACCCAACCGTTACTACGACCTAGACCGTCTGCAAGCGGCTGTTGATGACACCGTCACCCTTGAGAAGGTACTGCTGATCAAAGACGGCAAGAATGACGCCACAGTTGGCCAGCCTTACGTGAAGGGCGCTAGCGTGGAACTGAAGGTGATGGACCACCGCCGTGGGCCCAAGATCATCGTCTACAAAATGCGCCCAAAGAAGAAGACAAGACGCAAAAATGGACACCGCCAAGAACTCACGCGAGTGATGGTTCAATCCATTTCAATAGACGGCAAAGCACTCAGCTAACCACCCCCTCCATACACTGCTCTTAATACCACTTAAATCACCATGGCTCATAAGAAAGGCACAGGCTCCACACGCAACGGCCGCGATTCAAATTCCAAGCGTCTTGGCGTGAAGGCCTATGGCGGCGAAACCGTTACAGCAGGGTCGATCCTGATTCGCCAACGCGGCACCTCAGTGTTGCCAGGGGTGAACGTTGGCCAGGGCAAAGACGACACCCTCTTCGCTCTAACGGATGGTGTGGTGGCCTTCGAAAGCATTCGCCGCAGCCTGCGCAACCGCAAGCGCATCAGTGTGGTTGCCTCCAGCTGAGCAATCTCAGCCTTTGCAGACAATGCGGGCAGCAGCAGTCACAAACTGAACGCTGCTGATCAGGTGACTGTGCCCTTCGGCTTTGTGGTGATCGACAAGCCTGCTGGCATCACCTCCCACGACTGTGTGAGCCGAATGCGGCGCGTGTTTGGCATCAAGCGCGTGGGCCACGGCGGCACGCTTGATCCTGCCGTAACAGGAGTTTTGCCCATCGCCCTAGGGCATGCCACCAGGCTGCTGCCCTATCTACCCGGCGCCAAGAGCTATCGCGGCAGCATCCAACTGGGCCAACGCACCAGTAGCGACGATCAACAAGGGGATCTGATCTCCAAGCAAGCCTGGCCCGAATTGAACACAGCAGAGATCGAGGCCTATCTCGAGCCGTTTCGCGGCAGGATTCAGCAACGGCCACCGCAAGTTTCAGCCGTGCATGTGCAAGGGGAACGCGCCCATGCACGTGCCCGCAGGGGAGAAACGATGGAGATTCCAGCGCGAACGATCACGATTGATCGCTTGCAGCTACTCAACTGGAACCAACAACTGGGCCAAATCGACTTCAACGTGCATTGCTCATCAGGCACATACATTCGCTCTCTCGCACGAGATCTAGGCGAATTAATTGGCTGCGGCGCTTGTCTGGGGTGGTTAAAGCGAACCCAGGCACTGGGGTTTCACGAGCAACAAGCCGTACCACTACCCGATCGAGACAATCCAGCCCTAACGACTCCGCCTGCTGTGTTACCGCCACTCACGGCCCTTGCACACCTACCAAGACTGCAACTCAACGAAGAGGAACAGGAGAGCTGGAGCTGCGGGCGCCGCATTACCGCCCATCAAGATCAATGCCAACCAGCACCCAAACCTCTGGCCTCTGATCAGCAAGAATCTGCTCCAAACCAAACTGATCCAAGCGCAAACAAGTCCATGCTCGTGGTGATCGACTGCAGAGGCGAAGTCGCCGGAATGGCCTACTGGGAAGACAACGCAACAGTGAAGCCAAAAGTTGTGTTCAACGCACAGGGATGATCGCAACACTGTCGTTCAACGCGAACGCCCCTAGCGTTGATGGTCAAGCAACAACCTAATCAGCCTCCGCCATGGCCGGCCATAGCAAATGGTCTCAAATCAAACGCAGCAAAGCTGTGGTGGATGCCAAGCGAGGTGCTGTGTTCACCCGCCTGGCACGCGAGATCAGTGTGGCAGCAAGAAGCGGCGGCGACCCCAACGGTAATTTTCAACTGCGCACCGCAATCAACAAAGCCAAAGCCGCAAGAATGCCTGCGGCCAATATTGAGCGCGCGATTGCAAAAGGCTCCGGCCAAGACCAAAACGGCGCATGCCAATTGGAAGCCATCCGCTATGAAGGCTATGGCCCTGGTGGCGTTGCGGTGCTGATCGAAGCGCTCACCGACAACCGCAATCGCACAGCTGCAGACCTACGCCTAACCTTCAATAAACACGGCGGCAAGCTCGGCGAAAGCGGCTGCGTGGCCTACTTGTTTGAGCAACGCAGCGAAGTGTATTTGAGTGCGCAGTCTGCGCAAGATGGGGGCAAGGTTTCAGAAGATGCACTGCTGGAAAACCTGCTGGAGCTTGAAGCTGATGGCTATCAATTGATCGACGATGGCGCTGTGGTCTATGGCCCGTTTCAAGCTTTAGAAGGCCTGCAGGCTGGGCTCAGAGATCAAGGCTGGATTGTTGAAGGATGGGAACACTGCTGGAGACCACTCACCACGATCAGCCAAGCAGATCAAAAAAGCGAAGACCAATGCCTGCAATTGCTGGAGGCACTTGATGAGCTCGATGACGTGCATCACATCAGCTCAAACCTGGAGAGCTAACAAGACAGAATGGCGAGATGACTGAGGCAGCAGCAGCACAACGACGGCTATGGCGACAAGCGAAGGGGATGAGACGGCCAAAAAAACCGCTGAGGTCGTGATTACGACCCCAGCGGTTTCAGTTGAATGCTGAACAGTGATTCTTAGAACTGGTAGGTGACACCACCGGAGGCACGCCAATCAGTGCCGCGGTTTAAATCCCAGAACTCAAGACCGCCACGGCCAAACAGCTTGAATGAGGTGGTTCCGAAATTGTTAATCGTGTAATCAACCCCAGCGTAGACATTTAAGACCTAACACCTCTTGATCCTATTCTCATGCCTTCAACAAGGCAAAATGCTATACCAATAGCACCCTATTGCGATGCAATAAATTACCTGCTTTTACCAATAATTTGCTTCCTTATAAGCAACCAAAAGGTAAAACTCAAATCAACTTTGAACTGTCATTCGCTTCAGTAACGATCTCTCCAGTAACAGCTAATTGGTCTAGCCAAAGTGAAACCCGAGCATGATTGCGCAACCAACTTGCCGGCAACTGATCCGTGCATGGCGAATCAAACAACGCCTTGAGAATCTCTGCTTTGGCTGAACCCGTCACGATCAGATGAATCTCATCAGCCGCGAGTATTTCTTTTAATCCAAGCGTGAGTGCTTGAGATGGCACCTGGCTTGGATCACCACCAAAAGCAGCAGCATTCTGTTGCCGGGTGGACTGCGATAACGCCACCACCCGGCAAGCCGCCTCTGGGCCACAAGGCGGCTCATTGAAACCCACATGGCCATTGCTGCCTAAGCCCAGCAATTGCACGCCAACACCACCAAAACTCTGCAACTGAGCGGCATAACTGCCAGCCTGCTGCTCTGGATCAGTCGCCTCGCCATCGGGAAGATGCAACTGCTGCGGGCTCAATTGCAACGGCTTGCCTAAATGACGCGCCATATAGGCCGCAAAGCTGCGCCGATCAGCTGCCCCCAAGCCCACATACTCATCAAGATTGAAACTGCACCAGCTGCGCCGCAGATGCTCGAGCTCATCAGCTGGCCAACGCTGTAAACGGGCCACCAATTCGCCATAGATCGGCACCATCGTGCGGCCAGTGGCCAAGCCAAGCGGTTTCGGCCTCTGCTCCCCCAGCCGCTGCCTTAGATGCCCCTCCAGCGCATCAACAACCGCTTCCACAAGGCTTGGTAGGTTCTCTCGCACCGTGATCGTGCTCGCGAACCCTTGCTCAGAGGCCACAGAAGGCCGCAAGAG from Prochlorococcus marinus str. MIT 9313 includes these protein-coding regions:
- the purD gene encoding phosphoribosylamine--glycine ligase, with amino-acid sequence MAMSSTRPHPLPPLERLLVVGSGGRENALAWALRRCSGIEDVWVTPGNGGTKEHQGCGCLAIAETDVNGLIDACQSLQIDLVVIGPEAPLAAGVADGLREAGLAVFGPGAEGAQLEASKAWSKTLMAEAGVPTAKHWTVSTAADALSVLNQVQQPLVVKADGLAAGKGVCVADSIKATAEAIQEVFSGRFGAAGCQLVLEERLDGPEVSVFALCDGEQLLLLPPAQDHKRLEDGDMGPNTGGMGAYAPAPLLDAAGLDLVRRVVLEPTLATLKQRGINYRGVIYAGLMLTPSGPQVIEFNCRFGDPECQTLMPLMGPELAKVLQACALGCLDQAPELLIVNRCSACVVAAAAGYPNAPRKGDRLNIQLQPGPSLQLFHAGTRCTKEGDQLTNGGRVLAVVAQANDFDQAFSNAYQGLDQVYFEGITYRRDIGHQVRQS
- a CDS encoding HAMP domain-containing sensor histidine kinase; protein product: MASSTSQAIAEWAPPGDGQPPPEPPGWGERIYLWWAEFSLQTKLLAIATLVVSLLMTGVTFFVLNGIQRDAGMNDTRYARDLGLLLSGNVTELVAQGRDRELATVAEQFWRSRSLRYIFFADPDGLIYLGIPISASPVSGDNDLQLNHRLELPAELPSRPENALIRQHLTPQGQLTDVFVPLVWKGDYLGTLALGVNPNDTALASAALTRQVTIAVFISIWVLVILGAVFNALTITQPVKELLRGVRAIASGNFEARIALPMGGELGELLNGFNAMASQLEAYDAANIEELTAAQVKQQSLIATMADGALLLDEVGQIVLANPTARRIFRWEGRNLEGQELLNELPEIIANELHDPLQSLLRNIGESNDLRCSLEEPSRTLRIVLQSVRDQSGETLKGIAITVQDLTREVELNAAQSRFISNVSHELRTPLFNIKSYVETLHDLGDQLSEEEKKEFLGIANSETDRLARLVNDVLDLSRLESGRTVQFEPMDLRPAIEQTLRNYRLNADDKQIHIELNTDDELPTILGNWDLLLQVLDNLVGNGLKFSRAGGSLMVRAYTWPDSCKMSPIESSKSAPHCEFFSPLPKLRVEVADTGHGINQDDQQHIFDRFYRVENAVHTEAGTGLGLSIVRGIIEKHGGQIRMASEVELGTTFWFDLPLEQTDADELIVQSVRTTRQQEQGLEL
- the kaiC gene encoding circadian clock protein KaiC, coding for MQSSSAGGSSHMQVQKLPTGIEGFDDICHGGLPSGRSTLISGTSGTGKTVFSLHFLHNGITQFDEPGIFVTFEESPSDILRNSASFGWNLQEMVEQDKLFILDASPDPDGQDVAGSFDLSGLIERINYAIVKYKAKRVAIDSMTAVFQQYDAISVVRREIFRLIARLKVIGVTTVMTTERIDEYGPIARYGVEEFVSDNVVILRNVLETEKRRRTVEILKLRGTTHMKGEFPFTMGTHGVSVFPLGAMRLTQRSSNVRISSGVPNLDEMCGGGFFKDSIILVTGATGTGKTLLVSKFIEDAFRNQERAILFAYEESRAQLLRNATSWGIDFEEMERQGLLKIICAYPESTGLEDHLEIIKTAIGQFKPSRMAIDSLSALARGVSLNAFRQFVIGVTGYAKQEEIAGFFTNTAEEFMGSHSITDSHISTITDTILLLQYVEIRGEMARAVNVFKMRGSWHDKRIREYVITDNGPQIKDSFSNFERIFSGAPHRITDDERA
- the kaiB gene encoding circadian clock protein KaiB; its protein translation is MSPRKTYILKLYVAGNTPNSMRALKTLRDILENEFRGVYALKVIDVLKNPQLAEADKILATPTLAKILPPPVRRIIGDLSDRERVLIGLDLLYDEISEEMLGSAELDTLADDDIASPDS
- the rplU gene encoding 50S ribosomal protein L21 yields the protein MAEKPTAKPKAAEAKDQSDSYAIVEASGQQFLLQPNRYYDLDRLQAAVDDTVTLEKVLLIKDGKNDATVGQPYVKGASVELKVMDHRRGPKIIVYKMRPKKKTRRKNGHRQELTRVMVQSISIDGKALS
- the rpmA gene encoding 50S ribosomal protein L27 translates to MAHKKGTGSTRNGRDSNSKRLGVKAYGGETVTAGSILIRQRGTSVLPGVNVGQGKDDTLFALTDGVVAFESIRRSLRNRKRISVVASS
- the truB gene encoding tRNA pseudouridine(55) synthase TruB gives rise to the protein MTVPFGFVVIDKPAGITSHDCVSRMRRVFGIKRVGHGGTLDPAVTGVLPIALGHATRLLPYLPGAKSYRGSIQLGQRTSSDDQQGDLISKQAWPELNTAEIEAYLEPFRGRIQQRPPQVSAVHVQGERAHARARRGETMEIPARTITIDRLQLLNWNQQLGQIDFNVHCSSGTYIRSLARDLGELIGCGACLGWLKRTQALGFHEQQAVPLPDRDNPALTTPPAVLPPLTALAHLPRLQLNEEEQESWSCGRRITAHQDQCQPAPKPLASDQQESAPNQTDPSANKSMLVVIDCRGEVAGMAYWEDNATVKPKVVFNAQG
- a CDS encoding YebC/PmpR family DNA-binding transcriptional regulator — encoded protein: MAGHSKWSQIKRSKAVVDAKRGAVFTRLAREISVAARSGGDPNGNFQLRTAINKAKAARMPAANIERAIAKGSGQDQNGACQLEAIRYEGYGPGGVAVLIEALTDNRNRTAADLRLTFNKHGGKLGESGCVAYLFEQRSEVYLSAQSAQDGGKVSEDALLENLLELEADGYQLIDDGAVVYGPFQALEGLQAGLRDQGWIVEGWEHCWRPLTTISQADQKSEDQCLQLLEALDELDDVHHISSNLES
- a CDS encoding glucosamine-6-phosphate deaminase, with amino-acid sequence MNLLRPSVASEQGFASTITVRENLPSLVEAVVDALEGHLRQRLGEQRPKPLGLATGRTMVPIYGELVARLQRWPADELEHLRRSWCSFNLDEYVGLGAADRRSFAAYMARHLGKPLQLSPQQLHLPDGEATDPEQQAGSYAAQLQSFGGVGVQLLGLGSNGHVGFNEPPCGPEAACRVVALSQSTRQQNAAAFGGDPSQVPSQALTLGLKEILAADEIHLIVTGSAKAEILKALFDSPCTDQLPASWLRNHARVSLWLDQLAVTGEIVTEANDSSKLI